A genomic segment from Rickettsiella endosymbiont of Miltochrista miniata encodes:
- a CDS encoding peptide deformylase, which yields MTKIIILIAYLSMSYFLLPSHASAEIMSNNLNNELRSGQSLQLVTLDSPEHSVLRTPAKTIKFPLDSETQQFIQDLQSFFHDLKSPLGSPAGLAAPQVGYGLRIIIIQIPESAKARRKDVYDVVPPTVLINPSYTPVEAAGESKDWEGCFSVPGKMGEVYRYNEIHYTAYTTEGKQISAVARGFLARLIQHEVDHLNAELYIDRLRPDCRYDSVENVMKMIKATTEKSE from the coding sequence ATGACAAAAATAATTATACTCATTGCCTATTTAAGCATGAGTTACTTCCTACTTCCTAGCCATGCGAGTGCTGAAATCATGTCAAATAACTTAAACAATGAATTACGATCCGGTCAGTCACTGCAATTGGTTACACTGGATAGCCCTGAGCATAGTGTTTTAAGGACGCCGGCTAAAACCATTAAGTTTCCGCTCGATAGTGAAACACAACAATTTATTCAGGATTTGCAAAGTTTTTTCCACGATCTGAAGAGTCCTTTAGGCAGTCCAGCGGGATTAGCGGCGCCACAAGTGGGTTATGGATTGCGAATTATCATTATCCAAATACCCGAATCGGCTAAGGCTAGACGTAAGGACGTGTATGATGTAGTTCCACCTACGGTTTTAATTAATCCTTCGTATACGCCCGTAGAGGCTGCTGGTGAGAGTAAAGATTGGGAAGGGTGTTTTTCGGTGCCGGGAAAAATGGGTGAGGTATATCGTTATAATGAAATCCATTACACAGCCTATACAACTGAAGGCAAGCAAATTAGTGCGGTGGCGCGAGGGTTTTTGGCTAGATTGATACAACATGAAGTCGATCATTTAAATGCAGAGCTGTATATCGATCGCTTGCGTCCCGATTGTCGTTATGACTCCGTTGAAAATGTAATGAAAATGATTAAAGCGACGACTGAAAAAAGTGAATAA
- a CDS encoding Mth938-like domain-containing protein, whose translation MELNLDTGEGRYQIRAYANDFIQVNEQKIRHSLIVMPNQLIDPWPPHRIADLTTDYLQIIIDLHPSIVLLGSGENLAFPDAALLNVFYQQKIGVEVMNNGAACRTYTVLMSEGRNVAAALLIAE comes from the coding sequence ATGGAATTAAACCTAGACACTGGCGAAGGTCGATATCAGATTCGTGCCTATGCTAACGATTTTATCCAAGTTAATGAGCAAAAAATCCGACATAGCCTGATTGTCATGCCTAATCAGCTGATTGATCCTTGGCCACCGCACCGCATCGCTGACCTAACTACCGACTATTTGCAAATAATTATCGATCTACATCCTAGCATCGTATTACTCGGCAGTGGCGAAAACTTAGCTTTTCCCGATGCTGCGTTATTAAACGTGTTTTATCAGCAAAAAATAGGTGTAGAAGTCATGAATAACGGTGCCGCTTGCCGCACTTACACGGTATTAATGTCTGAAGGACGCAACGTGGCGGCAGCTTTGTTGATTGCTGAATAG
- a CDS encoding L,D-transpeptidase family protein produces MQKENKLLQRKVNRFRASVLLSLFSLATLNSVGAQTPSVMVPAYSRLEKKLAFYQQAVQHPWPRLQTNEVLSVGMQDPMVVVLRQRLCASEDLPVSACTDVPNPNDFDEQVEDAVALFQERHGLNDDGVVGATTRQAMNVSATQRLHQIEFNLQRWSRLIALANPSYIWINVPDHRLRLVKDHHAILTARVIVGKPSRPTPEINSEVTRIILNPYWTVPPGIARRDVIPKAMRDPNYLSRSHIRIFAVNQPNKELDPNAVDWLAVKKNPGRYILRQDPGPHNSLGQIKFEFANPHLVYLHDTPSKALFDAERRLFSSGCVRLEEPFEFLEALEEFDPSLQQAATRIEAALESGRTTVINLKTPIPIHLTYITVWVDKHDVLHFWDDVYGRDPALPTNKEQLANDLPEPI; encoded by the coding sequence ATGCAAAAAGAGAACAAGTTGTTACAACGCAAAGTTAATCGGTTTAGAGCGAGTGTATTATTGAGTTTATTTTCTTTAGCTACACTTAATTCTGTAGGGGCACAAACTCCATCGGTGATGGTTCCTGCTTATTCACGTCTCGAAAAAAAGTTAGCGTTTTATCAACAAGCAGTACAACATCCTTGGCCTCGTTTACAGACTAACGAAGTGTTATCGGTAGGCATGCAAGATCCAATGGTTGTTGTGTTGCGCCAACGTTTATGTGCGAGTGAAGATTTGCCTGTAAGTGCTTGTACCGACGTGCCCAATCCAAACGATTTTGATGAACAAGTCGAAGATGCAGTTGCTCTGTTTCAAGAACGGCATGGATTAAACGATGATGGCGTGGTAGGCGCGACGACACGACAAGCAATGAATGTTTCTGCGACACAACGTTTACATCAGATTGAATTTAACTTGCAACGTTGGTCACGATTGATTGCTTTAGCCAATCCTTCCTATATATGGATTAATGTACCCGATCACCGTTTACGATTAGTTAAAGATCATCATGCAATTTTAACCGCCCGCGTTATTGTGGGTAAACCATCGCGACCAACACCGGAGATTAATTCCGAAGTGACGCGTATCATATTGAATCCTTATTGGACCGTGCCGCCTGGAATTGCGCGTAGAGATGTTATTCCTAAAGCGATGCGTGATCCTAATTATTTGAGTCGTAGTCACATCCGAATATTTGCTGTCAATCAACCCAATAAAGAATTAGATCCCAATGCAGTGGATTGGTTAGCAGTGAAAAAAAATCCTGGACGTTATATTTTACGTCAGGATCCAGGGCCGCATAATTCATTGGGACAAATAAAATTTGAATTTGCTAATCCACATTTAGTATATCTGCATGATACGCCATCAAAAGCGCTATTCGATGCGGAACGACGTTTATTTAGTTCCGGTTGTGTGCGTTTAGAAGAGCCGTTCGAATTTCTTGAAGCCTTAGAAGAATTCGATCCTAGCTTGCAACAAGCAGCGACACGCATCGAAGCCGCTTTAGAATCGGGACGTACCACGGTGATTAATTTAAAAACACCAATACCCATTCATTTAACTTATATTACCGTCTGGGTAGATAAACATGATGTATTACATTTTTGGGATGATGTGTATGGTCGCGATCCAGCACTCCCAACCAATAAAGAGCAATTAGCCAATGATCTGCCAGAACCTATCTAA
- the ispG gene encoding flavodoxin-dependent (E)-4-hydroxy-3-methylbut-2-enyl-diphosphate synthase → MTESGLSPIVRRISTPVQVGSVQLGGGAPIIVQSMTNTDTEDAATTAQQVIELAQSGSELVRITVNTEQAAQQVPFIRDKVREAGYSVPIVGDFHYNGHRLLQAYPACAEALDKYRINPGNVGYGEKRDAQFTQMIEVALKYNKPVRIGVNWGSLDQDLSSREMDKNAALARPRSAAEVLQETLVLSALLSAELAEKIGMPASMIVLSCKVSRVQDLIAIHRNLAARCTYAIHLGLTEAGMGSKGIVATTAALAVLLQEGIGDTIRASLTPEPGGDRSREVVVCQQILQSMGLRAFMPSVSACPGCGRTTSSYFQELAQQVEGYIKERMPTWSQHYTGVENLSLAVMGCIVNGPGESKHANIGISLPGTGEHPIAPVFADGRKVATLRGDNIVQQFQVIIEDYVVSHYAKREQVVTTQS, encoded by the coding sequence ATGACAGAATCTGGGCTTTCACCTATCGTACGCCGCATCAGCACACCCGTTCAAGTAGGCTCGGTTCAGCTTGGTGGCGGAGCGCCTATTATTGTCCAATCGATGACCAATACCGATACTGAAGATGCGGCAACCACGGCTCAGCAGGTCATAGAATTAGCTCAATCCGGCTCTGAATTAGTTCGAATTACGGTTAATACCGAACAAGCGGCGCAGCAAGTGCCTTTTATTCGCGATAAAGTCCGGGAGGCGGGCTACTCGGTGCCGATAGTCGGCGATTTTCATTACAATGGTCACCGGCTTTTACAGGCGTATCCGGCCTGTGCCGAGGCCCTAGATAAATACCGTATTAATCCGGGTAACGTGGGTTATGGCGAAAAACGCGATGCCCAATTTACGCAGATGATCGAGGTCGCGCTGAAATATAACAAGCCGGTACGGATAGGCGTGAATTGGGGTAGCTTGGATCAAGATCTGAGCTCACGTGAGATGGATAAAAATGCGGCATTGGCGCGTCCACGCTCGGCGGCGGAAGTGTTGCAGGAAACCTTGGTACTATCGGCTTTACTGAGTGCCGAATTGGCTGAAAAAATTGGCATGCCAGCGAGTATGATCGTCTTATCCTGTAAGGTAAGTCGCGTACAGGATTTGATTGCTATCCATCGTAATCTAGCCGCACGTTGTACCTATGCGATTCATTTGGGTTTAACCGAGGCAGGGATGGGTTCAAAAGGGATAGTGGCGACCACAGCAGCGCTAGCGGTTTTATTACAAGAAGGTATCGGTGACACGATTCGGGCCTCATTAACACCGGAGCCGGGTGGCGATAGAAGTCGCGAAGTGGTCGTTTGCCAACAGATTTTACAATCTATGGGCTTACGCGCCTTTATGCCGTCAGTATCTGCATGCCCTGGCTGCGGACGTACTACCAGTAGTTATTTCCAAGAATTGGCCCAGCAAGTCGAAGGCTATATTAAAGAGCGTATGCCGACTTGGTCACAACATTATACGGGTGTAGAGAATTTATCGTTGGCAGTGATGGGATGCATAGTCAATGGGCCGGGCGAGAGTAAACATGCCAATATTGGCATTAGTTTACCGGGTACCGGCGAACATCCGATTGCGCCGGTATTTGCCGATGGACGTAAAGTCGCCACATTGCGTGGAGATAATATTGTTCAACAATTTCAAGTTATTATAGAAGATTATGTGGTGAGTCATTATGCAAAAAGAGAACAAGTTGTTACAACGCAAAGTTAA
- the rpoH gene encoding RNA polymerase sigma factor RpoH, with translation MNTHLQTLYQSLPINSTDAYIARLKQIPVLSAEEETALAERYYQHQDLVAAKKLIIANLRFVVHIAQTYMGYGLALADLIQEGNIGLMKAVKRFDPKVGVRLISFAVHWIKAEIQEFILRNWRIVKIATTKAQRKLFFNLRKMKTHLGWFNQKEIEAVARDLGVKPETVREMESRLASNDMSLDISDESNDSKSTSYPLLDMHFEDNRYDPARLLEASDTTESSQDHLHKALAKLDEREQTIIRDRWLTEPKITLQELANRYQVSAERVRQLEQKAIKELRHAIEQQAA, from the coding sequence ATGAATACTCACTTACAAACACTTTATCAATCACTACCTATTAACAGTACCGACGCCTATATTGCGCGGTTAAAACAAATCCCCGTATTAAGCGCTGAAGAAGAAACCGCACTCGCCGAACGCTATTACCAACACCAAGATTTAGTCGCCGCCAAAAAGCTTATCATTGCCAACCTACGCTTCGTCGTACATATTGCACAGACTTATATGGGTTATGGTCTTGCACTCGCCGATCTGATTCAAGAAGGTAACATTGGTTTAATGAAAGCGGTTAAACGTTTTGACCCTAAAGTAGGCGTGCGCTTGATTTCATTTGCCGTGCATTGGATCAAAGCCGAAATTCAAGAATTTATCTTACGTAACTGGCGCATTGTCAAAATAGCCACTACCAAAGCACAACGTAAACTATTTTTTAATTTACGTAAAATGAAAACTCATTTAGGTTGGTTTAACCAAAAAGAGATCGAAGCCGTTGCGCGTGATCTCGGTGTCAAACCAGAAACCGTACGTGAGATGGAATCTCGTTTGGCCTCTAACGATATGAGTTTGGATATCAGTGATGAAAGCAACGATTCCAAATCCACTAGCTATCCATTGCTTGATATGCATTTTGAAGATAATCGTTACGATCCCGCACGTTTACTCGAAGCGAGTGACACCACCGAATCCAGCCAAGATCATTTGCATAAAGCGCTGGCCAAATTAGACGAACGAGAACAAACCATCATCAGGGATCGTTGGTTAACTGAACCTAAAATTACCTTGCAAGAATTAGCCAATCGCTATCAAGTATCGGCTGA